The window TGAGCGTCCGGTCCGCGCCGGGCCAGGGTTGCGGTCATGGCGGCCATGACGGCCCCTTCGCGGGTGAGATCCCTGTCCCAGTCGACCCATCCGGTGATACCGCACATCTTTACCCTCTCCTTATCAGCCGGGGAAACGAACGGCGCCTACCAGCGCCGACGAGCGGCCCGGTAGGCGTCTTTGCCCCGTGGTTACGGGTTATGATATGCGGCGGCTGCTTATTTTGCCACCCCGGCCGCCTGGCGTTTGGGTCAGCGTTTGTTGCCCTTGTTTTTCTTGTTGGTGTTTGCCGCTACTACCGGCATCTCGTCGAGATCTTCTTCTTCCTCCAGCAGGCTGGGAGCCTGAGCGGTAGTGTCGGCGACATCGTGGCTGTGGCCGTCGTCGTAGCTCGTCTCGCCTTCGTAGGGGTGCACATGTCCGCCGTCCATCGTTTCGACGGCCGGTCCGGTCATGACGTCGAACCAGTGCCAGTGGCCGTCGTAGAACGAGGTTCTGACCCGCATGCGGTGGATGTGGGATGTACCTGCGCATCTGGCCGGCCCGGTGACGCCCTGGACGATGTGCTGATGGTCGTTGGCAACCAGCGTCAATGTATTGAAAACATGGACATGAACCATATGACGGTCTTCACGGTCTTCGCCGGGGGGGCGGCGGAGCGCTTCGCTGTCGGTCATATTCCTACCTCCCTTCTCGTTATGTAGTATTATATGCGCCAGGCCTTACGCCGGCGACAAGGAAAAGACGGTCGGTCCGCCTATTGGTATTCTGAAAACGGCGTGGTACAATAATTTGGAAAAGAAAATTATGTCAGGAGCGTGTTGTATGGCGTATCGGATTCAGGAAAACTGCCAGGGGATCGATTGGGATGTCGTATATGAGATAATGACCGTCTCCAGGATGGCTTCGCGTCCGCTGGAGCAGGTACGGCTGGCGTTCGAGAACAGCTACCGGGTGGTGTTCGTGTTCGAAGGCGATCAGATGATCGGCATCGGGCGGGCGATTTCGGACGGAGCTTACGAGGCGGCGCTTTACGATGTCGCCGTGCGCCCCGAATACCGGGGCAAAGGGATCGGCAAGCTGATCGTGACGACAATCCAGGAAGGGGTTCCAGGCATGGATATGATCTTTTTCGCCATGCCGGGAGTGGAGAATTTTTACCGGTCGATGGGCTATGTGAAAATGCTGACCGGCATGGCCAAGTTTGTCCGCGCGGAGGCCATGCGGGAAAAGGGCTTCACCGACTGAAGCCAACCCTTGTACATTATTAAGACAGCAAAGGGACACCCGCAGCTTTTGGCGGGTGTCCCTTTTAGAACGGGTCTGATGGTTATATCTTACTGATCAGTTGCTGCAGGAGCTTGTATTTGGCGTCCTGATAGATCTTGTCGAGGTCGACGATGTACCACTCGCCGTTGATTTTTTCCAGGCCGACCGGTCGGACGACCATGTTGAGGGAGTTTTGCTCGGTCTGCAGGGTTGCTACGACGACGGCGTAATCGCCTTGTTCGGCCGCTTTGCGCAGCGACAGGAGGTTGGCGTTTTTGAGGTCCGCCAGCCCGGATTTGCCGGTGAGGTACTTGATGACTACCCGCGGGTCGTTGGCTGTGCTCGGGGATACATAGAGCGCGGCGTCGTTCAGGCGGTCGCCTTTGGCGGCCTCGAAGAAGGTTTTGACAACCCCGTCGGCGGATAAGCCTGTAATGCGCTGGGCTCCGCCCCCGCCGCCGCCGCAACCGGCCGCGAGCAGCACCACCATCAGCAGGGTGAATACCGCCGTAAGTTTCAACATGCTTTTCTTCATCTAAAGCTCATCCTTTCCCATGTACCATTATGGACACATGTTATGTCTATTATAGCACCGACTGACTGATTAGTCACTCTTCCGTTTATGCCACTATTTTCCTGATATGAGCGGTGCAGGCGCAGGTTACACTAGCCAAAAGCAGGCGAAGGAGGCCGAAATATGTTTGAGGAACAAGATCCCAACCACCATAGCGATTCGCAGGCGATGGGCAAGGAGGCGGGGCTGAATTATACCGTGAATAGCGCGGCGCCGTCGCTCAGAAGCGGCAATATGCGGACGGTGAATTATCTCGTTCACCGGATGCTGTGGGAGCAGCAGGAGAAGATCGATCTTGACGACCTGGAGATGCGGACCGAGGGGATTATGTCGGTGGAGGACAGACCGCACTAGGCGGCATTTAGCCCCCCTCCGCCTCGGCAGGCGTCGGGGGGCTTGTGATCTTCGTCACAGCGCGGGCGGCGCAGACGGTATTATAATTATGGCAGGAGAATATTTTACCAGGAGGCCATAATCATGAGCAGAAAGTTTATCAAGAATATCGATTTCGGCAAGGCGCTCGATCTCGCGGGACTGGTGGATTACCAGCCGGGACGGGTGGTGAGCCTGACGCTGGTCCAGAACGAGGCGCTGAGCATGACGCTGTTTGCATTTGCAAAGGATGAAGGGGTAAGCACTCACTCGGCGCCAGGGGACGCGATGGTTTATATCATCGACGGCCAGGCAGAGATCACGATCGGCGGGGAGAAGCTCGCCGCCGTCGCCGGACAGACGGTGGTGATGCCAGCCGATATCCCCCACGGGCTGGAGGCCACGGAGAATTTCAAGATGCTGCTGATTCTTGTCAAACAGTAGCCGGGCGCAGGTAGGCAGGCGCGCGCTGGCAAGGCTCCGGATAAAATTCGCAACATTCTGCCTTCCATCCGGGAGGAATTCCTGAGCGGTTTCTAAAATAGTATATAATAGGTTAACGAAAAGGGGGTTGCGTCGATGGTCTGGATGTTGCTCCGTCCGGTTACCCATTGTAAGGAAGGCTGCCATAGATTGTCCCGGGCAGGACGGTAAAAGGCCCAAAAAGGGCGCTCGTATGAGCGCCCTTTTTTTATTTGCGGCTGTTAGAGCCGTTCTTTCAACGCGCAGCGCTCGAACGTACGCTAGCAAGCGCCCGCAACGCCAAGAGCGCAAGTTCTTGGTGCTTTAGTGCCTAGAACTGCGGCCTACCCCTTGCGGGTGCAACGCAAATGGGGTGCTATCAACGGCCCCCATTGTATCAGGATTCAATTCCCTTGCGTTTTTTGGACCCATACATCGCCTTATCCGCCACCTGCAGCAGTTCCTCGCTGTCTTGTCCGTCGCGGGGGAAGAGGGCGAGGCCGACGCTGGCGCTGACGGAGAATTCGCGGTCTTCGAGCCGCATCGGCTGCTGGACGGCTTCCATCAGTTTGCGCAGAACGGTGAAAACGTCGCGCTCGTCGCCGATGCCGGGCAGGAGAACGGTGAATTCGTCGCCGCCGAGCCGGGCGACGATGTCGCTGCCGCGCACCGCGCCCACCAGCCGTTCGGCGATGAGCCGCAGGGCCTGGTCGCCGATGTAGTGGCCGAGGGTGTCGTTGATGATTTTGAAGCGGTCGAGGTCGAGGAAGATCACAGCCAGCATGTCTTTGTTGACCCGTGCCTGGGCGAGGGCGACGGCGAGCTTGTCCCGCAGCATAACTCTGTTGGGCAGGCCGGTGAGGGGGTCGTGGTAGGCAAGGTGCTTTATCGTCTGCTCGTACCGTTTGCGTTCTGTTATGTCGACGATCTGGGCGATGAAGTACCGCGGCCGCCGCCTGGCGTCGCGGACGAGGGAAACGTGGATGGTGACGTTGATTATTTCGCCGTCCCTGCGCTGGTAACGCTTTTCCATGACAAAGCGCGGTTTTTTGCCGTGCAGCAGTTCGCCCACCATGAACATGTCTTTGGTGAGATCTTCGGGGTGGGTGATGCTGGCGAAATCCATCGCCGCCAGTTGGTCGACCGAATAGCCCAGGATGTCGGCCATTGCCTGATTGACCCTCATGAAACGGCCTTTCAGGTCGGCGATGACCATGCCGATGGGGGCGTTTTCGAACACCAGCCGGAACCGTTCCTCGCTCTCCCGCAGAGCAGCCGCCTGCGTACTGGGGCGGTCCTCACAGTACGGGATCTGAACTTTCATACAGCCAACACTACACTTTCTCCATAATTTTACAATTCGCACATCCTCTATTCGCCAATTTTTGTAAATTCCCTGCTGGCATGAACTAACTTTCTACAAAATAACGATTATAAATAACTGAACCCGGGCAAGCCCGGGTTTTGGCGTCAGGGTGACAGGATTTTTTTGAGGGCGACGACGGCGGCGGCGGCCATGAGCGCGTAACCGTCCTCGTTGGGGTGGACGCCGTCGGTGTGCAGGCCGTTCCGCAGACCGCCGGAAACCGCATCGACAAGGGCGGCGTGGAAGTCGAGCACCGGCAGGGCGTTTTCGGCCGCAAAGATTCTCAGGAAGCGACGGTATTCGGCCAGCAGGGTTTCTTCCCGGTAGTCCACCGGCGGCGGCAGGCCGATGATCGGTTTGATGCCGGCCGTTCGGGCCGCGGCCGCCATGGCGGCGATGTTATCGGCAACTTCGGCCGCCGCCAGGCCCAGAAAGGCGTCGTTGGAACCGCCGCTGACGATTGCGCAGTCCGGTCCGAGGGCGGCGACGTCGACGGCGAACCGCCGGCGCATATCCCCGGTCGTCTCGCCGCATATCCCTTTGTTGACTATCCGTACCCCGAGGCGTTCGCCGGCGATCCTCACCCAAGAGTATTCGGGCGGGTATGGGTAGCCATAGGTCAGTGAATCGCCGACGGCGACGATTGTCGTTGTGCCCATACTCAGCCCAGGCGACGGCGGAACCGCAGGCTGAACCACGCCTGACCCTTGCCGGACCGTTCCCAGCCGGCGGCGGTAAGCGCGGCCGTCAGTTCCTCCACCGCTTTGACGTGGCGCTTGTTTTGCTTGTTCGCCTGGTAGTAGTCGCTCAAACCGGCCTTTACCTGGGCCGATTCGCGGACGGTGTCCCCGCCCTCAGGCCCCCCGGTCTGAGCCTTGAACTGGATATAGTCGCTGGGAAAGAGGGGGCTCCACTTCTCCCCCGCCGCCGCCGCAACGATTTCGCACGTCTCCCAGCGCTCCCCGACCGGCGCCGGGGCCGTCTCCTGCGGGGCTGCCTGGGGGGCGCCGCAATTGGCGCAGAAATTGGCGCCGTCCGGCAGTTCGGCGCCGCAGCTCGGGCATATTCTCATCGCCTTGTCCTCCTGCTTGTCGGTCGCTCCCTTATTATTGCGTTTGTCCTCTTCCAACATTCCATGCCGGAGCGGCAAATCCTGCCACGGCGGGAAAACACCCCTCCTAACGGGGACTTGCCGACAGGCTCGCAACCGGTGGCGTTATCGGCAGGCGGCGAATAACATAAAGCAGGCGGCAATATTATGGAAAGGGGGAAGATAATTGGAAGAAGCCTCTGTTGTCGAAATGGGCATGGATACGGCCGGCCCCGGTCCGGAGGCGACCGGCGACGCGCCCGCGGAGGCTGACGGGGATGGCTGCGCGGGAACCGGGGCCGCCAGGCTGCCGGATATTGAGTCATGGCTGCCGGGCGGGAGCATATGGCTGTATGCGGTCCCGATCATCCTGCTGCTGTTCCTCTGGCTGTTCTACCCCGCCATTCTCATCCTCGCGTGCGTGATTCTCATGCTGTGGCTGCTGGGCTGACCAGCCCGCCGGACCGGAATTAAAAGCGCCGCCCCGTTTTGGGCCGAATTAGCCCGCTATCCACCGGGATAGCGGGCATGGTCCTCCATCGTACCGCCCGCTGGCGTTGTCTCCCGCTCGCGGTAGTTGACAAATCGGCTCCGCTCGTTTAGAATATTCTCTGCACGACAATATACACTATATAACTGTTGGGGAGTCGCCAAGCTGGTTAAGGCATCGGACTCTGACTCCGACATTCGAGGGTTCAAATCCTTCCTCCCCAGCCATCATGACTCACTAGCTCAACTGGCAGAGCAACTGACTCTTAATCAGTAGGTTGTAGGTTCGATTCCTACGTGGGTCACCACAAGTTCAAGGCCTCGCAGAGATGCGAGGCTTTTTGTTATGTTTATTTCGGCAACAGTCCCGGCAGCGCCGGACGCAGAAGCAAAAACGCCTGCTGAAAAAAAGCCGGAAAGAATTCCGCCTCTGCGGGATTCTTTCCGGCCGAAAGATTGCTAATTTATTCAGCGACTTCCATGTTCATGAGGGCTGAGCTCAGCGACTTGCCATGGATATCCAAGGCGAGTGTGCGGGTTACTCCGCCGCCGAGCGCCTGAAACATCACGAAATTCAGAGCCCCGATGTTGGGAAGCTCATAGCGGACGACCTCACCCTGCACGATATCGGCGAAAAACGCTTTTACCCGTTCGGCGGTGATATGCTTCTCAAGCAACGGGTAATTGGCGGGATCATAGGCGATTACCGAGATGTTCGATGTGTTTCCTTTGTCCCCTGTTCTGGAGTGGGCGATTTCGCGAAGTTTCATCTCATACCACCTCGTACTTGACAGAGTATTTGACCAGCGACCTGGGTATAAGGATCGAAACCATCGCCACTACTTCTCTCGCCGTTTTCCATGCTCCGGCACCCCCGGCCGGACCGTTGGTGTACAGGGTTTCGACTTCATTGCCGATGCGAACGGCTTCTTTCATGTTTTGCGTCCGGCCGGCGACCCGCGCGCGAACTTCGTACGGTTCGTGTCCGGCCGACAGGCTGGCGGCATGGAGGGAGTTGACGCCGATAAGATCGAACCGGATTTCCGAAACCTTTACTCCCATGAGACCAAGCCGTTCTTTCACGATGTCGAGCGCCAGCTGGCCGCGGGCGGCGGCGCCCGGGCCGGCGTAACTTATCTGCCCCTCGCCGATATAGCTGTCGACATAGCCGATGGAGACTTTCAAGAAGTCGGTCTTCGGAATCCCTTTGCCCCCGGCTATTTTTACATGATCTTTTGCGATTTCCGTCATTTGCACGTCGGTGAAATCGGCCACTACGTCGGGCGTGAAGTAGGCGGCCGGATTGTGTATTTCGTACAGCAGTTGCTCTTTGCAGGTTGCCAGGGTGACCATGCCGCCGGCCTCGGCTACTTTTGTGATAACCGCGGTGCCGTCTGCATTTACTTCGGCGATTGGGAAGCCAAGATGGCCGATACCTGGGACGTCTTTGTAGCCAGGGTCGGCGAAATATCCCCCGGTGATCTGACCGGCGCACTCCATCAGGTGGCCAATTACAGTGGCTTTGCCCAGTAAGTCCCAGTCATCCGGCGACCAGCCGAATTCGTACGCCAGAGGCGCCAGGAACAAGGCTGGGTCGGCCACACGGCCGGTGATTACGATGTCCGCTCCGCCCTTAAGGGCCTCGATGATCGGCTCGGCGCCAAGATACGCGTTGGCCGAGACCAGTTTATCCTTGATGGTGGAAAGCTGTTCGCCCGTCTCTTCTATCTTGTATTCTTGCGCACGGATGGTTTCAAGAACATCGTCACCGCTTACGGCGGCGATTTTCAGGCCCCTGATGCCGAGCTTTTGCGCAACTTCCTTGATTTTCTGCGCACCTGCCTCCGGGTTGGCGGCTCCCATGTTGGTGATTATTTTTATGCCCTTTTGGCGGCAAACCGGCAGGACGGCTTCCATCCGCGCGGCCAGCAGAGCGTCATACCCTGCCGCCGGGTCTTTCATTTTCGCCTGCTGAGCAATGGCAATCGTTCTCTCCGCCAGACATTCGAAGCACAGATACTGGATATCCCCTTTTTCCGCCAGTTCAACGGCAGGTTCAATCCTGTCGCCGGAGTAGCCTGCTCCTGCGCCAAGCCGAATCTTTTTCATAGGATCACCTCAAATGTTTTTGATAGCATACATACCCTGGGTCGACCCGGGATGAACCCGCATATTCGCCGCAAACAGGCGTTACAAGCCGAAAGCCCCGGTCAGAACCGCAACAATCGTCATCACGATCGTTACCCCGAACGCGAAGGGGATGGTGAATTTCTGATGGTCGCCAAGGTCGACGCCGGCGAGGCCGACCAGCAGGAAAGTCGAAGCCGTCAGCGGACTTATCGGGAAACCGGTGGTCATCTGTCCGAGGATGGCCGCGCGGGCGACTTCTATTTTCGCGACGCCCATCGCCTCGGCAGCCGTGGCCAGAACAGGCAGAATCCCGAAGTAATAGGAATCCGGGTCGAAGAGGAGGCTCGCCGGCATGGAGGTGACGGCGGTCAGGACGGGCAGATGACCGCCGAGCGTTTTGGGCACTATTGCCACAAGCGTGCCGGCCATCGCCTTGATCATGCCCGATTTCGTAAGGATGCCGGTGAAGATGCCGGCCGCAAAGATGATGGCGATCATGAATACGGCCGATTTTCCTTGGGCGACGATACGCTCCTGCTGCATTTTGACATCCGGGTAGTTGACCACCAGGGCGATTACCAGCGCCACCATGAATACGACGGGCAGCGGTATCAGTTTGCCTTCGACCAGGGCGACGATGGCTGCGATAGTAAGGATGATGTTGAACCAGACGAGCTTAGGACGTTTGAGCGGGTCCACTTTTTCCTCTTCGGCGGGAGCGCCGCTTTCGCTGTCAAGCTTGATAACTCCCAGACGCGACCGCTCCCTGCGCCCCAGCAGGTAGGAAAAGAATATTACGGCGGCCAGGCCGGCCAACTGGGCGGGGATGACGGGGTTGAACAATTCCGTCATATTAAGGTGCAGGGAAGTCGCCGCACGCAGTGTCGGGCCGCCCCACGGCAGCATGTTCATTGTCCCCGCTCCCAGTGCGACGATGCATGCCAGCACTTTTCTGTCCATGCCCAGTTTGTCGTAAATCGGCAGCAAAGCCGGCACGGCGATCAGGAAGGTGGAAGCGCCCGAGCCGTCAAGGTGCGCCAGCATGGCTATAACCGCGGTGCCCACGGCGACTTTGACCGGGTCGCCGCCGCCGTACCTGACGATTCTTTTGATAGCAGGGTCGAACATGCCTGTATCGTTCATTACCCCGAAATAGAGAATTGCGAACGTCAGCATTACGCCTACCGGCGCTACGCTTTTGATCCCGTCAAAAGCGAACGCCCCCAGTTTAGGCCCGAAGCCCGCCAGCGCGCCGAACACGGCCGGCACCGCGACAAGCGCGACTATGACCGAGGCCCTCTTTGTCATGATTAAAATCAATAACGCCGCGATGATACAAAAGCCCCATAAAGATAGCATCGATTGATCCTCCTTTGCTCGTCATAGCCATTTATAGATGCAAATTCCATGCCAGCCAATTTGGGCGGCTTAGCGGGCTTTATTTATCAGATTTGATAAATAAAAGAGAGCCGCTGCCAGGCAATCCTCCCCGGATTGCCTGGCAGCGGCTCTTATCATTATTGATAAGGCAGTTGCTGCATAATTCTCATTTATGATAATTATGCAGTCGGCGGTACAGGCTGGCGATCGAAATGCCCAGAATGGCGGCGACTTTTTTCTTCCCGTCGGTGTTCTCGCCGTGCGCCTCAAGCAGTTGCAGGATGTTTTGCCGTTCGAACTCTTTGACGCGCTGGGCCAAAGTACCGCCGGCGTTAATCCGGTCCAGGCCCGCCTGCGCCAGAATTCGGCGTGGCAAGTGTTCGGGCAGTATTTCGTCGCCGGTGATGACATTGCAGGCGAATTCGATCGCGTTTTTCAATTCGCGGATATTTCCGGGCCAGTCGTACGCCAGGAAGATTTTTTCCACCTCGGCACTGATTTTGAAGTGCTTCTTTTTCGCCGATGCGCGGCTGTCCGCGAAGTGACGCGCCAGGAGAGGGATGTCCTCCCTGCGCTTTCTCAGGGGCGGCAGGATTATCTGGAATACGTTTATCCGATAATATAGGTCTTCGCGGAAGTTCTTCTTTTCCACCATGAGTTCCAGGTCCTGATGAGTCGCGCAAATGACGCGTATATCTATCGCTTTCTCCCCCAGATCCCCGACCCGCCTTATCCTTTTCTCCTGGAGGACCCGCAGCAGTTTGGCCTGCAGGTCGTTGCCCATGTCGCCTATTTCATCCAAAAACAGTGTTCCGCCGTCGGCAAGATGCAGGAGGCCGGGTTTCCCGCCCTTCTTGGTGCCGGTAAACGCCCCTTCCGTGTAACCGAAAAGCTCGCTCTCGAGCAAATTGACCGGAACAGCGGCACAGTTTATGGCGACGAAAGGCCGATGCTTCCTGGCGCTTGCGTTGTGAATCCCCTGAGCTATGAGTTCTTTGCCGGTGCCGCTTTCGCCCTGCAGAAGGATGCTGGCGTCCGACACCGCGGCGCGTTCGGCCAGCGCTACGCAGGCGCGAAATTCGGGATTGCCGTATATCAGGTCGTCAAAGGTATATATGGCGCTGAGGATTTCCTTTACCGTTCCCTGCAGGTCTCTTAGCCTGTTTTGCGCCCTGTTGAGTTCTTCCGACAGTTTCTGTACCTCGGTGATATCCCTGATAATCGAAACCCCGCCGATTATTTCTCCGGCCACGATGATCGGCGACATATCGACAACGTATTCGACTTTACCGTCGGTGCGGTAGACGCCGTTCATGCCCTGCCCAGTCTTGATGACCGTCGGCAGTATGGCTCCGGGCCTCACTTCGACGAGCTTGCGGAAAAGGATTTCCTCGGCTTTTTTGCCGATGATGCGCAGGTATTGTTTGTTGACGTACTGGACTATTCCGTCTTTGTCGGCGATCAGCAGGCCTTCGTTCAGAGAATCGAAAATATCTATCGACCATTTTGCAAGCGAGGCTGCGTCAAGGATGTTTTTGGCGCTCATCGTCGGTACCTCCGCGCGGCAGCGTTAGTTACTCTGCTCCTTCGCTCCCAGGCTCGTCAAATCCTGCTCCGGCCGATACGGGCCGGCGCTGGAAAAGCCAAGCCTCTCAGAAAACGGAGCTTTTTCGCTGCCGGTGGAGGATTTGGCGGCCGGACGTATAAATGGGACGGTAGCGACTAATTTGCACGAGGTGTTGGGCATGGAGTATGCGAGCGGCGACAGGATCATCGTCACGGCGGGAGGCGCGCGGCTGATGTGGACCATCCACGCGGTCAACAGCCGGGTGGTGAAGTATATCGACGAGCAGGGCCGCTACGGTCAGATGCCGGTGAGCCACCTGGAGGAGCTGCTGGGGAACGGCCAGGCCGAGTTGAAGAGCGGCGCCGGCGGGGAGTAGCTCAGTCGGCGATCAGCTTGTGGAGGGCTAAGAGGAGGAGAAAGGCCACCCCTGCGAGGCGGTGACCTTTCCTGAAGCCGGCGCCCCGGCTGCCGGCAAGCGACAGGCCGGTGGCGAAGAGGATAACGAGCAGGAGCAGCGCCGCGAGGCCGGAGATTTCGTCCGTTGGCAACCGACCGTCCCACAGCAGATAGCCGTGGAGGGCGGCGGCGGCGACGATGG of the Sporomusaceae bacterium genome contains:
- a CDS encoding GDSL-type esterase/lipase family protein gives rise to the protein MGTTTIVAVGDSLTYGYPYPPEYSWVRIAGERLGVRIVNKGICGETTGDMRRRFAVDVAALGPDCAIVSGGSNDAFLGLAAAEVADNIAAMAAAARTAGIKPIIGLPPPVDYREETLLAEYRRFLRIFAAENALPVLDFHAALVDAVSGGLRNGLHTDGVHPNEDGYALMAAAAVVALKKILSP
- a CDS encoding cupin domain-containing protein, producing the protein MSRKFIKNIDFGKALDLAGLVDYQPGRVVSLTLVQNEALSMTLFAFAKDEGVSTHSAPGDAMVYIIDGQAEITIGGEKLAAVAGQTVVMPADIPHGLEATENFKMLLILVKQ
- a CDS encoding YmaF family protein, whose product is MTDSEALRRPPGEDREDRHMVHVHVFNTLTLVANDHQHIVQGVTGPARCAGTSHIHRMRVRTSFYDGHWHWFDVMTGPAVETMDGGHVHPYEGETSYDDGHSHDVADTTAQAPSLLEEEEDLDEMPVVAANTNKKNKGNKR
- a CDS encoding citrate:proton symporter, which codes for MLSLWGFCIIAALLILIMTKRASVIVALVAVPAVFGALAGFGPKLGAFAFDGIKSVAPVGVMLTFAILYFGVMNDTGMFDPAIKRIVRYGGGDPVKVAVGTAVIAMLAHLDGSGASTFLIAVPALLPIYDKLGMDRKVLACIVALGAGTMNMLPWGGPTLRAATSLHLNMTELFNPVIPAQLAGLAAVIFFSYLLGRRERSRLGVIKLDSESGAPAEEEKVDPLKRPKLVWFNIILTIAAIVALVEGKLIPLPVVFMVALVIALVVNYPDVKMQQERIVAQGKSAVFMIAIIFAAGIFTGILTKSGMIKAMAGTLVAIVPKTLGGHLPVLTAVTSMPASLLFDPDSYYFGILPVLATAAEAMGVAKIEVARAAILGQMTTGFPISPLTASTFLLVGLAGVDLGDHQKFTIPFAFGVTIVMTIVAVLTGAFGL
- a CDS encoding zinc-ribbon domain-containing protein; its protein translation is MLEEDKRNNKGATDKQEDKAMRICPSCGAELPDGANFCANCGAPQAAPQETAPAPVGERWETCEIVAAAAGEKWSPLFPSDYIQFKAQTGGPEGGDTVRESAQVKAGLSDYYQANKQNKRHVKAVEELTAALTAAGWERSGKGQAWFSLRFRRRLG
- a CDS encoding sigma 54-interacting transcriptional regulator codes for the protein MSAKNILDAASLAKWSIDIFDSLNEGLLIADKDGIVQYVNKQYLRIIGKKAEEILFRKLVEVRPGAILPTVIKTGQGMNGVYRTDGKVEYVVDMSPIIVAGEIIGGVSIIRDITEVQKLSEELNRAQNRLRDLQGTVKEILSAIYTFDDLIYGNPEFRACVALAERAAVSDASILLQGESGTGKELIAQGIHNASARKHRPFVAINCAAVPVNLLESELFGYTEGAFTGTKKGGKPGLLHLADGGTLFLDEIGDMGNDLQAKLLRVLQEKRIRRVGDLGEKAIDIRVICATHQDLELMVEKKNFREDLYYRINVFQIILPPLRKRREDIPLLARHFADSRASAKKKHFKISAEVEKIFLAYDWPGNIRELKNAIEFACNVITGDEILPEHLPRRILAQAGLDRINAGGTLAQRVKEFERQNILQLLEAHGENTDGKKKVAAILGISIASLYRRLHNYHK
- a CDS encoding acyclic terpene utilization AtuA family protein, coding for MKKIRLGAGAGYSGDRIEPAVELAEKGDIQYLCFECLAERTIAIAQQAKMKDPAAGYDALLAARMEAVLPVCRQKGIKIITNMGAANPEAGAQKIKEVAQKLGIRGLKIAAVSGDDVLETIRAQEYKIEETGEQLSTIKDKLVSANAYLGAEPIIEALKGGADIVITGRVADPALFLAPLAYEFGWSPDDWDLLGKATVIGHLMECAGQITGGYFADPGYKDVPGIGHLGFPIAEVNADGTAVITKVAEAGGMVTLATCKEQLLYEIHNPAAYFTPDVVADFTDVQMTEIAKDHVKIAGGKGIPKTDFLKVSIGYVDSYIGEGQISYAGPGAAARGQLALDIVKERLGLMGVKVSEIRFDLIGVNSLHAASLSAGHEPYEVRARVAGRTQNMKEAVRIGNEVETLYTNGPAGGAGAWKTAREVVAMVSILIPRSLVKYSVKYEVV
- a CDS encoding GNAT family N-acetyltransferase, with translation MAYRIQENCQGIDWDVVYEIMTVSRMASRPLEQVRLAFENSYRVVFVFEGDQMIGIGRAISDGAYEAALYDVAVRPEYRGKGIGKLIVTTIQEGVPGMDMIFFAMPGVENFYRSMGYVKMLTGMAKFVRAEAMREKGFTD
- a CDS encoding diguanylate cyclase, encoding MKVQIPYCEDRPSTQAAALRESEERFRLVFENAPIGMVIADLKGRFMRVNQAMADILGYSVDQLAAMDFASITHPEDLTKDMFMVGELLHGKKPRFVMEKRYQRRDGEIINVTIHVSLVRDARRRPRYFIAQIVDITERKRYEQTIKHLAYHDPLTGLPNRVMLRDKLAVALAQARVNKDMLAVIFLDLDRFKIINDTLGHYIGDQALRLIAERLVGAVRGSDIVARLGGDEFTVLLPGIGDERDVFTVLRKLMEAVQQPMRLEDREFSVSASVGLALFPRDGQDSEELLQVADKAMYGSKKRKGIES